The Megalops cyprinoides isolate fMegCyp1 chromosome 10, fMegCyp1.pri, whole genome shotgun sequence genome window below encodes:
- the dhdds gene encoding dehydrodolichyl diphosphate synthase complex subunit DHDDS, giving the protein MSWIREGELSLIERLTANILKAGPMPKHVAFIMDGNRRYARKRHVERQEGHTQGFDKLAETLRWCLNLDIREVTVYAFSIENFKRSQEEVDGLMELARQKFSRLLEEQENLEKHGVCIRVLGDLALLPQDLQLLIAKAVVATRTHNKCFLNVCFAYTSRHEITNAVKEMAWGVEQGLIKSSDISESLLSKCLYSSSSPDPDLLIRTSGEVRLSDFLLWQTSYSCLVFQSVLWPEYSFWNLCEAILKYQLSYASLQKARDLHRDQQTRQQLEADHCCVVELLLHHGKAADTQSRQDHLLSYTAAREGRVRDFLSALQHKRDSFFTDLTGLTALA; this is encoded by the exons ATGTCGTGGATTCGAGAAGGGGAACTGAGCCTCATCGAACGGCTCACAGCCAATATTCTGAAG GCCGGGCCAATGCCCAAGCATGTGGCCTTCATCATGGACGGAAATCGCCGCTACGCCCGCAAGCGGCACGTGGAGCGGCAGGAGGGACACACGCAGGGCTTTGACAAGCTGGCAGAG ACTCTGCGCTGGTGTCTGAACCTGGACATTCGGGAGGTGACGGTGTACGCATTCAGCATTGAGAACTTCAAGCGCTCCCAGGAGGAGGTGGATGGGCTGATGGAACTGGCCAGACAGAAGTTCAGCcggctgctggaggagca GGAGAATCTGGAGAAGCATGGGGTGTGCATCAGAGTGCTGGGAGACCTCGCCCTGCTACCCCAGGACCTCCAGCTGCTCATCGCCAAGGCCGTCGTAGCCACCAGGACACACAACAA GTGCTTCCTGAATGTGTGCTTCGCCTACACCTCCAGACATGAGATCACCAACGCTGTGAAGGAGATGGCGTGGGGCGTGGAGCAGGGCCTGATCAAATCCAG TGACATCTCGGAGTCCCTGCTGAGTAAGTGTCTGTATAGCAGCAGCTCTCCTGACCCGGACCTGCTCATCCGCACGTCCGGGGAGGTGCGACTGAGCGACTTCCTGTTGTGGCAG ACGTCCTACTCTTGCCTGGTGTTCCAGTCCGTGCTGTGGCCAGAATACTCTTTCTGGAACCTGTGTGAGGCCATCCTGAAGTATCAGCTGAGTTATGCATCTCTGCAG AAAGCTCGAGACTTGCACCGGGACCAGCAGACCCGTCAGCAGCTGGAGGCCGATCACTGCTGTGTGGTGGAGCTGCtgttgcatcatgggaaggCAGCAGACACCCAGAGCAGACAGGATCACCTGCTGAGCTACACGGCGGCCCGAGAGGGCCGGGTACGAGACTTCCTCAGCGCCCTCCAGCACAAGAGGGACAGTTTCTTCACCGATCTGACCGGACTGACCGCTCTTGCCTAG
- the LOC118784341 gene encoding myelin-associated glycoprotein-like: MAGTVRFILIGCLLQGVLSSQFQIPAKYENDLQSAKAVLIRGKKWQDGNHVFDSNKTQSENRIQGRLIGDLLQKNCTIIMDRLTTSYADHYSFRIDSMGPLKFTFNKTVPILVTDSPPKPKLTPEKVEVTEGTSVSLTCSAAAPCPKLPPTLTWTPRLRNSVDQLQENEDQTKSVSSVLTFTASHLLHGQKISCTALYKLQQGDGEKKSEQSLTVSVLYPPKSTSASVSPSGSVMLGSSVTLTCSSNANPPVQSYTWYKVNGKEMKTVGSGQNLTFNVTEPSDGGQYYCEAQNDHGRQRSPVFVNTQTADYPEKQR, encoded by the exons ATGGCTGGTACTGTGAGATTCATCCTCATTGGCTGTCTGCTGCAAG GGGTCCTGAGCAGTCA ATTTCAGATTCCAGCTAAATATGAGAATGATCTGCAGTCAGCAAAGGCAGTTTTGATCCGTGGCAAAAAATGGCAGGATGGAAACCATGTGTTTGATTCCAATAAGACTCAATCAGAGAATAGGATTCAAGGAAGACTGATTGGAGATCTTCTTCAGAAGAACTGCACAATTATCATGGACAGATTGACCACATCTTATGCAGATCATTACAGCTTTAGGATCGACAGCATGGGTCCCCTTAAATtcacttttaataaaacagttCCAATCTTGGTCACAG ACTCTCCACCCAAACCCAAGTTAACCCCAGAGAAGGTGGAGGTGACAGAAGGGACCTCTGTGAGTTTgacctgctctgctgcagcccCCTGTCCCAAACTCCCCCCAACTCTGACATGGACCCCCAGACTGAGAAACAGTGTGGATCAACTGCAGGAGAATGAGGATCAAACCAAATCTGTGTCTTCTGTTCTGACCTTCACTGCTTCACACCTCCTCCATGGGCAGAAGATCAGCTGCACTGCACTTTACAAACTGCAGCAAGGAGACGGAGAGAAGAAGTCTGAACAGAGTCTGACTGTCAGTGTTCTGT ATCCTCCTAAAAGCACCTCTGCCTCAGTGAGTCCCTCTGGGTCAGTGATGCTGGgcagctctgtgactctgacctgcagcagtAATGCCAACCCACCAGTGCAGAGCTACACCTGGTATAAAGTGAATGGGAAAGAGATGAAGACTGTAGGGTCTGGACAGAATCTCACCTTCAATGTGACTGAGCCCAGTGATGGAGGACAGTACTACTGTGAAGCACAGAATGACCATGGGAGACAGAGGTCACCAGTGTTTGTGAATACACAAACTGCag ATTATCCAGAGAAGCAGAGGTAA